From the genome of Lotus japonicus ecotype B-129 chromosome 6, LjGifu_v1.2, one region includes:
- the LOC130724332 gene encoding uncharacterized protein LOC130724332: MWFGQAISVLRNVYHVQETGLVKFSYFGHGNFNIRVFHKDEKEVSYPPSLNHNQMIFQNPPNGRHSNMPEFYVDYDHVFFWNEIIISGKHGGLMWDRVLSEEEIRGTSNVGIPTKITKELFAHKPTEIEVILPDGTWTKWGITWHDMFPTKGTFDQGWQEFHNQEFDNTCLVGGEHHFIMWKRNEENTYCVQVDHWLSKREHDQQQN; this comes from the exons ATGTGGTTTGGGCAAGCAATATCAGTATTAAGAAATGTATATCATGTTCAAGAAACAGGTTTAGTTAAATTTAGCTATTTTGGACATGGGAATTTTAATATTAGAGTTTTTCATAAGGATGAAAAGGAAGTCAGTTATCCTCCTTCATTGAATCACAATCAAATGATTTTCCAAAACCCTCCAAATGGAAGACACAGTAACATGCCTGAATTCTATGTTGACTATGATCATGTGTTTTTTTGGAATGAGATAATTATCTCAGGCAAGCATGGAGGATTAATGTGGGATAGAGTCCTGTCTGAAGAAGAAATCAGGGGAACATCAAATGTT GGCATTCCTACAAAAATAACTAAGGAGTTGTTTGCACACAAGCCTACAGAAATTGAGGTTATACTTCCAGATGGAACCTGGACAAAATGGGGGATTACTTGGCATGATATGTTCCCAACAAAAGGAACATTTGATCAAGGGTGGCAGGAATTTCATAATCAAGAATTTGATAACACATGCTTAGTGGGAGGAGAACATCACTTCATCATGTGGAAGAGGAATGAAGAAAACACTTATTGTGTCCAAGTTGACCACTG GCTTTCGAAGAGAGAACATGATCAGCAGCAGAACTAA
- the LOC130723998 gene encoding uncharacterized protein LOC130723998: protein MDGKTNLMQSLVEDLLSMIDKSNVLAKTFRMARDFIGENPSCNISLRLFRHRPKDPRVYNLPTVDEVAALSVGDFDTTDCGRDIVIKGTDGNLQRIHETHTSFLPLQYPLIFPYGEDGYKEDIMFREDGDRRIFKKRVRVSLREFVAFRIHERVHEGTTILHSRRLFQQFIVDCYSMVEAQRLSYVKGNQKTIRRDFLAGLEEAVDKGDLDPSHIGTRIVLPSSFTGGRRYMFNNCQDAMAICKFYGYPDLFITVTCNPKWPEIQRYVSQKGLNAYDRPDITCRVFHAKLQRLMVGLKKGEYFGKVSAGMYTIEFQKRGLPHAHILLWLAPSSKLNRPELIDSFISAELPDPIACPKLFDVVSTYMVHGPCGGGRKNSPCMVNGRCSKFFPKKYVEKTSFDIDGYPIYRRRNTGVSVERRGVQLDNGYVVPYNAKLLMKYQAHINIEYCNKSNCIKYLFKYINKGVDRVTVSMTNKADLGEKEVNIDEIQQYYDCRYLSPCESAWRSLSFEIHHHWPPVERLSFHLPKQQVVLFSDKEPLDSVVRRKKKEETMFTAWMTANNKFPQGRHLTYAQYPQFFVYDRRHKEWRPRKRGFSIGRMNFIPIGCGEVYYLRLLLNLQVGCTNYNDLRTVDGIVYLSFQEACSALQLLENDKEFIDGIIDCSELSSGRSGRYLFVALLLSNSIVNPRQVFEETWRLLADGILYQRRKVLCNPDLRMDDAILRTLCLVELEKLLVSNGKSLKDIPTMPFPISNEVPHYDNILLYNELRYDVGDMVKKHDDHVSRLNKEQRIVYEKVVDAVNESSGGFFFVYGSGGTGKTFLWKTLSYKFRGERKVVLNVASSGIASLLLPGGRTAHSLFGIPLVLNEDTICNIKQGSNKAELLKHTSLIIWDEAPMVNRWAFEGLDRTLRDIMLVSNPGCIDKPFGGKVIILGGDFRQTLPIIPKASREEIVMATINSSRLWKFCKVLRLVENMRVNNADSKDDIERRTSFSKWILDVGDGNLGDYNDGECDIQIPKDLLVESRGDGVSSIVHSTYPDLESNFFQENYFLDKAILAPTLDIVDTINQYVLSRSPGKEKVYLSSDSVVKVDEDLGIEANWITIEFLNSIKGSGLPDHKLCLKVGVPIMLMRNIDVARGLCNGTRLIVDKLRPNLIYGKVMNGTNAGEMAYIPRMSITPSDSGLHVKIQRRQFPVCVCFAMTINKSQGQTLGRVGVFLPRPVFSHGQLYVVVSRVKCREGLKIYVEGTDSLLVNETKNVVYKEVFKNLG, encoded by the exons ATGGATGGGAAAACTAATCTAATGCAATCTTTGGTAGAAGATTTACTCTCAATGATTGATAAGTCTAATGTGTTGGCCAAAACATTTCGGATGGCTCGAGACTTCATTGGTGAGAATCCAAGTTGTAATATTTCTTTGAGGTTGTTTCGTCACAGGCCAAAAGATCCTAGGGTTTATAATTTGCCAACAGTGGATGAGGTTGCTGCTCTTAGTGTGGGAGATTTTGATACAACTGATTGTGGTCGTGATATTGTGATTAAGGGAACTGATGGAAATTTGCAGCGGATTCATGAGACACACACATCTTTCTTACCATTACAATATCCGTTGATATTTCCTTATGGAGAAGATGGCTATAAAGAAGATATCATGTTTCGTGAGGATGGAGATAGgcgcatttttaaaaaaagagtTCGTGTATCATTGCGTGAGTTTGTTGCCTTTAGGATCCATGAGCGAGTTCATGAGGGAACTACTATTCTTCATTCTAGAAGATTGTTTCAGCAATTTATTGTAGATTGCTACTCTATGGTTGAGGCACAAAGGCTATCATATGTCAAAGGTAATCAAAAGACAATTCGTAGAGATTTCTTGGCCGGATTAGAAGAAGCAGTTGATAAGGGTGATCTTGATCCATCACATATTGGTACAAGAATTGTTTTACCATCATCATTTACAGGTGGAAGAAGGTATATGTTTAACAATTGTCAGGATGCAATGGCTATATGCAAATTCTATGGTTATCCAGATCTGTTCATAACTGTTACATGCAATCCCAAATGGCCTGAAATACAACGATATGTATCTCAAAAAGGATTGAATGCATATGATCGGCCTGATATAACATGTAGAGTTTTTCATGCTAAGCTTCAACGGTTAATGGTTGGCTTGAAGAAaggagaatattttggaaaagtTAGTGCTG GTATGTATACCATAGAGTTTCAGAAGAGGGGATTACCTCATGCACATATATTGCTTTGGTTAGCTCCAAGCTCGAAGTTGAATAGACCTGAATTGATAGATTCTTTTATTTCTGCTGAGCTACCTGATCCTATTGCATGTCCGAAGCTATTTGATGTTGTTTCAACATATATGGTTCATGGGCCGTGCGGTGGTGGTCGAAAAAATTCTCCATGTATGGTAAATGGTCgttgttccaaattttttccaaagAAATATGTTGAGAAGACTTCATTTGATATCGATGGGTATCCCATTTATCGAAGAAGGAACACTGGTGTTTCTGTTGAGAGACGAGGCGTTCAATTGGACAATGGCTATGTGGTGCCTTATAATGCAAAATTATTGATGAAATATCAAGCACACATTAACATTGAGTATTGCAACAAGTCCAATTGCATCAAATACTTATTCAAGTATATCAACAAGGGTGTTGATCGAGTAACTGTCTCCATGACAAATAAAGCTGATCTAGGTGAAAAAGAGGTAAACATTGATGAGATTcagcaatattatgattgtcgtTATTTGTCACCGTGTGAATCTGCTTGGAGGTCATTATCTTTTGAGATTCATCACCATTGGCCTCCTGTAGAAAGATTATCATTCCATTTGCCAAAACAACAAGTTGTTTTGTTTAGTGATAAAGAACCTCTTGATTCAGTTGTGAGgcgaaagaaaaaagaagaaacaatgTTTACTGCTTGGATGACTGCCAATAACAAATTTCCACAAGGCAGACACTTGACTTATGCTCAATACCCTCAATTTTTTGTGTATGATCGTAGGCATAAGGAGTGGAGACCAAGAAAAAGAGGTTTCTCTATTGGGAGGATGAACTTTATACCAATTGGTTGTGGTGAGGTGTATTATCTACGATTACTATTGAATTTACAGGTTGGATGTACAAATTACAATGATTTGCGAACTGTAGATGGCATTGTGTATCTATCATTTCAAGAAGCATGCTCAGCATTGCAATTACTAGAAAATGACAAAGAATTCATTGATGGTATAATTGATTGTTCGGAATTGTCATCCGGAAGATCAGGAAGGTACCTTTTTGTAGCATTACTATTGTCAAATTCAATTGTAAATCCTAGACAAGTATTTGAGGAGACATGGCGACTTTTAGCTGATGGAATTTTATATCAAAGGAGAAAAGTTCTATGCAATCCAG ATTTGCGAATGGATGATGCTATCTTAAGAACTTTATGTTTAGTAGAATTGGAAAAATTGTTAGTGAGCAACGGAAAAAGCTTGAAGGATATTCCTACAATGCCGTTTCCAATTTCAAATGAAGTTCCACATTATGATAATATTCTACTATATAATGAGTTGAGATATGATGTGGGTGATATGGTTAAGAAGCATGATGACCATGTTTCTAGGTTGAATAAGGAGCAAAGAATTGTATATGAAAAGGTTGTTGATGCAGTGAATGAATCATCTGGCGGATTTTTCTTTGTGTATGGATCAGGGGGTACTGGGAAGACATTTTTGTGGAAAACTTTGTCATATAAATTTCGTGGAGAGCGGAAAGTTGTTTTGAATGTTGCGTCAAGTGGTATAGCATCTCTATTACTTCCTGGGGGTCGAACTGCCCATTCTTTATTTGGTATTCCACTTGTGTTAAATGAGGATACCATTTGCAATATCAAACAAGGGAGTAATAAAGCAGAACTTTTGAAACACACAAGTCTTATTATTTGGGATGAGGCGCCAATGGTAAACAGATGGGCATTTGAGGGATTGGATAGAACTTTGCGTGATATCATGTTAGTGAGTAATCCTGGGTGTATTGACAAACCTTTTGGTGGAAAAGTTATTATTCTTGGTGGTGATTTCAGACAAACTTTACCAATAATTCCTAAAGCAAGTCGTGAAGAAATTGTTATGGCAACAATAAACTCTTCAAGATTATGGAAGTTTTGCAAAGTTTTGAGGTTAGTAGAAAACATGCGAGTGAATAATGCAGATTCTAAAGATGATATAGAACGCCGAACAAGTTTTAGTAAGTGGATACTTGATGTTGGAGATGGTAATTTGGGTGATTACAATGATGGTGAATGTGATATTCAAATTCCTAAGGATTTGTTGGTGGAATCTAGAGGGGATGGTGTTTCAAGTATAGTTCATTCAACATATCCAGATCTTGAGTCAAATTTTTTTCAAGAAAATTACTTTCTTGATAAGGCCATTCTTGCTCCAACTTTGGATATTGTAGATACTATTAACCAATATGTGCTATCCCGATCACCTGGTAAAGAGAAAGTATATCTTAGTTCAGATAGTGTTGTCAAAGTTGATGAAGATTTAGGTATTGAAGCAAATTGGATTACAATTGAGTTCTTAAATAGTATCAAAGGTTCTGGCCTCCCTGATCACAAGTTGTGTCTTAAAGTTGGAGTTCCTATAATGTTAATGAGGAACATTGATGTGGCTCGTGGTTTGTGCAATGGAACTAGACTTATTGTTGACAAACTGCGTCCTAATTTAATCTATGGAAAAGTTATGAATGGAACTAATGCTGGGGAGATGGCTTATATTCCTCGAATGAGTATTACCCCTTCTGATAGTGGCTTACATGTAAAGATTCAACGACGGCAATTTCctgtttgtgtttgttttgcAATGACAATAAACAAGAGTCAAGGACAAACTTTGGGTAGAGTTGGTGTTTTTCTACCAAGACCTGTTTTCTCACATGGTCAACTCTATGTTGTTGTCTCCCGTGTGAAATGCAGAGAGGGATTGAAGATTTATGTTGAAGGAACGGATTCTTTGTTGGTAAATGAAACAAAGAATGTTGTTTACAAAGAAGTGTTTAAAAATTTAGGATAA